One window from the genome of Methyloradius palustris encodes:
- the rplL gene encoding 50S ribosomal protein L7/L12, with translation MALSKADILDAIAGLTVLELSELIKDLEEKFGVSAAAVAAPAAAGAAAPAAAAAEEKTEFDVVLLAAGDNKVNVIKAVRELTALGLKEAKDLVDGAPKAIKEGVSKADADAALKKLEEAGAKAEIK, from the coding sequence ATGGCATTATCTAAAGCAGACATTCTTGACGCAATCGCTGGATTGACCGTTCTTGAATTATCAGAACTGATTAAAGACTTAGAAGAAAAATTCGGCGTATCTGCAGCAGCTGTTGCTGCACCTGCAGCCGCTGGCGCTGCTGCACCTGCAGCTGCTGCAGCTGAAGAAAAGACCGAATTTGACGTTGTATTGCTTGCCGCTGGCGACAATAAAGTAAACGTGATTAAGGCAGTTCGTGAATTGACAGCACTTGGCTTGAAAGAAGCTAAAGACTTGGTTGACGGCGCTCCTAAAGCAATTAAGGAAGGCGTTTCCAAGGCTGATGCTGATGCAGCACTGAAGAAGCTTGAAGAAGCTGGCGCTAAGGCTGAAATCAAGTAA
- the rpoB gene encoding DNA-directed RNA polymerase subunit beta: MSYSFTEKKRIRKSFAKRESVQEVPYLLAMQLESYAAFLQANVSVDKRENAGLQATFASVFPIVSHSGNARLDYVSYHLGQEPFDVKECQQRGLTYAAPLRVKVRLTIMDKEASKPTVKEVKEQEVYMGELPLMTENGSFVINGTERVIVSQLHRSPGVFFEHDRGKTHSSGKLLFSARIIPYRGSWLDFEFDPKDYLYFRVDRRRKMPVTILLKALGYTPEQILETFYDLDTFHISAKGIQFELVPERLRGEVAKFDIVSKDGTVVVAKDKRITVKHIRDMEKAGISKITVPEEFLLGRALSTAIVDKETGEVVANANDEITESVVEKLREASVSKINTLYANDLDHGDYISQTLRIDEIPDQYSAKVAIYRMMRPGEPPTEDAVNALFEGLFFNEDRYDLSVVGRMKFNRRAFPERIEDRTAAWLRRFYEKSGARGAEGSGILSNQDILAVVAVLLELRNGRGEIDDIDHLGNRRIRSVGELAENQFRAGLVRVERAVKERLSQAESDNLMPHDLINAKPVSSAIREFFGSSQLSQFMDQTNPLSEITHKRRVSALGPGGLTRERAGFEVRDVHTTHYGRVCPIETPEGPNIGLINSLALFSRTNKYGFLETPYRRVENNKVSEKIDFLSAIEESQYMIAQANTELDSKGQFQEELVSARYHNEFTMAQPDRVQYMDVAPSQIVSVAASLIPFLEHDDANRALMGANMQRQAVPCLRAEKAVVGTGIERTVAIDSGTIVQARRGGIVDYVDSSRIVIRVHDAEALAGEVGVDIYNLTKYTRSNQNTNINQRPLVNVGDVLARGDVIADGASTDMGELALGQNMLVAFMPWNGYNFEDSILISERVVSDDRYTSIHIEELSVVARDTKLGAEEITRDISNLSERMLGRLDDSGIIYIGAEVEAGDVLVGKVTPKGETQLTPEEKLLRAIFGEKASDVKDTSLRVPSGMSGTVIDVQVFTREGIDRDPRAQQIIDDQLGHYKQDLADQMRIVEDDAFGRIRRLLEGKVATGGPKKLKKGDTLNAEYLEDIGRYDWFDIRLSDEDAARQLEQLKDSLAQARVTFDSKFEEKKRKLTQGDELPPGVQKMVKVYLAVKRRIQPGDKMAGRHGNKGVVSKIVPVEDMPHMADGTPMDIVLNPLGVPSRMNIGQILETHLGWAAKGLGMRIGEMLRSQTKVSEVRKFIDQIYNNSTGKKEDIKSLTDTEVLDLAKNLERGVPFATPVFDGAAESDIKAMLDLAFPDDDPRTKQLEFAAGKTQVKLIDGRTGETFERPVTVGYMHVLKLHHLVDDKMHARSTGPYSLVTQQPLGGKAQFGGQRFGEMEVWALEAYGAAYTLQEMLTVKSDDVSGRTKVYENIVKGEHKIDAGMPESFNVLVKEIRSLAIDIDLDRN; encoded by the coding sequence ATGAGCTATTCCTTTACCGAGAAAAAACGCATTCGTAAGAGTTTTGCTAAACGCGAAAGTGTGCAAGAAGTTCCTTACTTGCTCGCGATGCAATTAGAATCTTACGCTGCTTTCTTGCAAGCTAATGTATCAGTTGATAAGCGTGAAAACGCTGGTTTGCAAGCAACGTTTGCTTCGGTGTTCCCGATTGTCAGTCACTCTGGCAACGCACGTCTTGATTATGTCAGTTACCATCTGGGCCAAGAGCCGTTTGATGTTAAAGAATGCCAACAACGTGGCCTGACTTACGCTGCACCATTGCGCGTTAAAGTACGTTTGACCATCATGGACAAAGAGGCTTCAAAGCCTACCGTGAAAGAAGTCAAAGAGCAGGAAGTGTACATGGGTGAATTGCCACTCATGACCGAGAACGGCTCATTCGTCATCAATGGTACCGAGCGTGTCATCGTGTCCCAGTTACACCGTAGCCCAGGCGTGTTCTTTGAGCATGACCGCGGTAAAACTCATAGCTCAGGTAAATTGTTGTTCTCAGCTCGTATCATTCCTTACCGTGGTTCATGGCTGGATTTCGAGTTTGACCCTAAAGATTATCTGTACTTTCGTGTGGATCGCCGCCGCAAAATGCCGGTTACCATCCTGCTGAAAGCATTGGGCTATACACCAGAACAGATTCTGGAAACATTCTACGATTTGGATACTTTCCATATCAGCGCAAAGGGTATCCAGTTTGAACTGGTGCCTGAGCGTTTGCGTGGTGAAGTTGCCAAGTTTGACATTGTCAGCAAAGACGGCACCGTCGTTGTTGCCAAAGATAAACGCATTACTGTTAAGCATATTCGCGACATGGAAAAAGCTGGTATCAGCAAAATCACTGTGCCTGAAGAATTCCTGCTTGGCCGTGCATTGAGCACAGCAATCGTTGATAAAGAAACAGGCGAAGTTGTTGCCAATGCTAACGACGAAATCACTGAGTCAGTGGTTGAAAAACTACGCGAAGCCAGCGTCAGCAAGATCAACACGCTGTACGCGAATGATCTTGATCATGGCGATTACATTTCACAAACCTTGCGTATTGATGAAATTCCTGACCAATACAGCGCAAAGGTTGCGATTTACCGCATGATGCGTCCAGGCGAGCCGCCAACCGAAGATGCTGTGAATGCATTGTTTGAAGGCTTGTTCTTCAATGAAGATCGTTATGATCTTTCAGTGGTTGGTCGCATGAAGTTTAACCGCCGTGCCTTCCCTGAGCGTATTGAAGATCGCACAGCTGCTTGGTTACGTCGTTTCTATGAGAAATCTGGCGCACGTGGTGCTGAAGGTTCTGGCATTCTTTCTAACCAAGACATTCTTGCCGTAGTTGCCGTATTGCTTGAATTACGCAATGGCCGTGGCGAAATTGATGACATCGATCACTTGGGTAATCGTCGTATTCGCTCTGTTGGCGAATTGGCAGAAAACCAATTCCGCGCTGGTTTAGTCCGCGTAGAGCGCGCTGTTAAAGAGCGTTTGAGCCAAGCTGAATCAGATAACCTGATGCCGCATGATTTGATCAATGCGAAGCCAGTTTCTAGCGCGATTCGTGAGTTCTTCGGTTCTTCACAATTGTCACAGTTTATGGACCAGACCAACCCATTGTCTGAAATTACCCATAAACGCCGTGTTTCAGCGTTGGGCCCAGGTGGTTTGACCCGTGAACGTGCAGGTTTTGAAGTGCGTGACGTACACACCACCCATTACGGTCGTGTATGCCCGATCGAAACACCAGAAGGTCCAAACATTGGTTTGATTAACTCATTGGCCTTGTTCTCGCGCACTAATAAGTACGGTTTCCTTGAAACCCCTTATCGCCGTGTAGAAAACAATAAAGTCTCTGAGAAGATTGATTTCTTGTCTGCGATTGAAGAAAGCCAGTACATGATTGCGCAAGCAAACACTGAACTGGATAGCAAAGGTCAATTCCAGGAAGAGTTGGTTTCTGCTCGTTACCATAACGAATTCACGATGGCACAGCCAGACCGTGTGCAGTATATGGACGTTGCACCTAGCCAGATCGTTTCAGTGGCTGCTTCATTGATTCCGTTCCTTGAGCACGATGATGCAAACCGCGCCTTGATGGGTGCCAACATGCAGCGTCAAGCGGTGCCATGTCTGCGTGCTGAAAAAGCCGTGGTTGGTACAGGTATTGAGCGTACGGTTGCTATTGACTCAGGCACTATCGTTCAGGCACGCCGTGGCGGTATTGTTGACTATGTTGACTCAAGCCGTATCGTGATCCGTGTGCATGATGCTGAAGCATTGGCTGGCGAAGTCGGTGTGGACATCTACAACCTGACCAAGTACACCCGTTCTAACCAGAACACCAATATTAATCAGCGTCCGCTGGTTAATGTAGGTGATGTATTGGCGCGTGGCGATGTGATCGCTGACGGTGCTTCTACTGATATGGGCGAACTGGCTCTTGGACAAAACATGCTTGTGGCATTTATGCCATGGAACGGTTACAACTTTGAAGATTCGATCCTGATTTCTGAGCGCGTAGTGTCTGATGACCGCTATACCTCGATTCATATCGAAGAGCTTTCAGTGGTTGCGCGTGACACCAAGCTGGGCGCTGAAGAAATTACCCGTGATATTTCAAACTTGTCCGAGCGCATGCTGGGTCGTTTGGATGACTCTGGCATTATTTACATCGGTGCCGAAGTTGAAGCAGGTGACGTGCTGGTTGGTAAAGTAACCCCTAAGGGCGAAACCCAACTGACACCAGAAGAAAAACTGTTGCGTGCTATTTTCGGTGAAAAAGCTTCTGACGTTAAAGACACTTCACTGCGCGTGCCTTCTGGCATGAGCGGTACCGTGATTGACGTTCAAGTATTTACCCGTGAAGGTATTGACCGCGATCCACGTGCACAGCAAATTATTGATGACCAGCTTGGTCATTACAAGCAAGATCTGGCTGACCAGATGCGTATTGTTGAAGATGACGCATTTGGCCGTATTCGCCGCCTGCTTGAAGGTAAAGTTGCCACTGGCGGCCCTAAAAAGCTGAAAAAAGGCGACACCTTGAATGCTGAATATCTTGAAGATATCGGTCGTTATGACTGGTTTGATATTCGCTTGAGCGATGAAGATGCTGCACGTCAACTCGAGCAATTGAAAGACAGCTTGGCGCAAGCCCGCGTGACTTTCGACAGCAAGTTTGAAGAGAAAAAACGCAAACTGACACAAGGTGATGAATTACCACCTGGCGTACAGAAGATGGTCAAGGTTTACCTGGCTGTTAAACGTCGTATCCAGCCTGGTGACAAGATGGCCGGCCGTCACGGTAACAAGGGTGTGGTTTCCAAGATTGTTCCAGTTGAAGACATGCCACACATGGCCGATGGTACGCCAATGGACATCGTGTTGAACCCGCTAGGTGTTCCGTCACGTATGAATATTGGTCAGATTCTTGAGACCCATTTGGGTTGGGCTGCTAAGGGCCTAGGCATGCGTATCGGTGAAATGCTACGTAGCCAGACTAAAGTATCTGAAGTGCGCAAGTTTATTGACCAGATTTATAACAACAGTACCGGCAAGAAAGAGGACATCAAGTCTCTGACCGATACCGAAGTGCTTGATCTGGCTAAAAACCTTGAGCGTGGTGTGCCATTTGCAACACCAGTGTTTGACGGCGCAGCAGAATCAGACATTAAAGCGATGCTTGACTTGGCTTTCCCTGATGATGACCCGCGTACCAAACAGCTGGAATTTGCTGCTGGTAAGACACAAGTGAAGCTGATTGATGGTCGTACTGGTGAGACATTTGAGCGCCCTGTTACTGTTGGTTATATGCATGTTCTGAAGCTGCATCACTTGGTTGATGACAAGATGCATGCACGTTCAACTGGTCCTTATTCTCTCGTGACTCAACAACCGCTGGGTGGTAAAGCTCAGTTCGGTGGTCAGCGTTTCGGTGAGATGGAAGTTTGGGCGCTTGAAGCTTATGGCGCGGCTTACACCTTGCAAGAAATGCTCACGGTTAAATCAGATGATGTGTCTGGCCGTACCAAGGTTTATGAAAATATCGTCAAGGGCGAGCACAAGATTGATGCCGGTATGCCGGAATCATTCAACGTGCTGGTTAAAGAAATTCGCTCATTGGCTATCGATATTGACCTGGACAGAAACTAA